From Kineosporia succinea, the proteins below share one genomic window:
- a CDS encoding ATPase, T2SS/T4P/T4SS family, which yields MTTTPQGTGIQPGPPAQPGPSPQPGRRRLGDVLVESGLLTPDQLEQALNDQRRPDAPRRRLGQVVSDLGLATERDVAEALAKLLGLQIVDLSRTMPAPDVVRLLPRAVAERTRVLVLDRTSKGLLVAAADPTNVLALDDVKLYTRSADITVMVATDSQIRDQLARAWSLGSDSAAVSMAEESVEEEDSDLATMGTADDDAPIVKLVNRIFGDAVRLRASDIHVEVQREVLRVRYRIDGLLRDVMNAPRRIATSVISRIKIMSGLDISERRIPQDGRTRIVVENMAIDCRISTLPSLHGEKVVIRLLTRGDEVPTLSQLGFEPDQLENFEKSLAVPQGLVLITGPTGSGKTNTLYSAIAQISDPEKNIVTLEDPVEVQLPGITQVGANAKIGMTFAAGLRSILRQDPDIILVGEVRDEETAELALTASITGHLVLTTLHTNSAVAALTRLVDMGVEPFLVASSLTCAIAQRLVRVPCPSCKAPYTPGPDTLTLLGLLPSDLEGATPMKGTGCPECGGTGYKGRTAVYEVLVVDNTMRQVLMKDASEAAIAAAARQAGMSTLRLSGLTKARQGKTTYEEVIRVTQSDTEEVHSCPKCGRHVSEDMVACPYCATNLDRGHCQNCGKALEEDWNVCPYCRTAVTPP from the coding sequence GTGACGACGACCCCTCAGGGCACCGGGATCCAGCCCGGTCCGCCCGCTCAACCCGGTCCGTCGCCACAACCTGGGCGGCGGCGGCTGGGCGACGTCCTGGTCGAGTCCGGCCTGCTCACCCCCGATCAGCTCGAGCAGGCCCTGAACGACCAGCGGCGCCCCGACGCCCCCCGGCGCCGGCTCGGCCAGGTCGTGTCGGACCTCGGCCTGGCCACCGAACGCGACGTGGCCGAGGCCCTGGCCAAGCTCCTCGGCCTGCAGATCGTCGACCTCTCCCGCACGATGCCGGCCCCCGACGTCGTCCGCCTCCTTCCCCGGGCGGTCGCCGAGCGGACCCGCGTCCTCGTGCTCGACCGGACCTCCAAGGGCCTGCTGGTCGCGGCCGCCGACCCGACGAACGTGCTCGCGCTCGACGACGTGAAGCTCTACACGCGCAGCGCGGACATCACCGTCATGGTGGCCACCGATAGCCAGATCCGTGACCAGCTGGCCCGGGCCTGGTCGCTCGGCTCGGACTCGGCCGCGGTCTCGATGGCCGAGGAGAGCGTCGAGGAGGAGGACTCCGACCTCGCCACGATGGGCACGGCGGACGACGACGCGCCCATCGTCAAGCTGGTCAACCGGATCTTCGGTGACGCCGTGCGGCTGCGGGCCTCCGACATCCACGTCGAGGTGCAGCGTGAGGTGCTGCGCGTGCGCTACCGCATCGACGGCCTGCTGCGCGACGTCATGAACGCCCCCCGCCGCATCGCCACCTCGGTGATCAGCCGGATCAAGATCATGTCGGGCCTGGACATCTCCGAGCGCCGGATCCCGCAGGACGGCCGCACCCGGATCGTCGTCGAGAACATGGCGATCGACTGCCGCATCAGCACGCTGCCCAGCCTGCACGGCGAGAAGGTCGTCATCCGTCTGCTCACCCGCGGCGACGAGGTGCCCACCCTGTCGCAGCTCGGGTTCGAGCCCGACCAGCTCGAGAACTTCGAGAAGTCGCTGGCCGTACCGCAGGGCCTGGTGCTGATCACCGGCCCCACCGGCTCGGGCAAGACCAACACCCTGTACTCCGCGATCGCCCAGATCAGCGACCCGGAGAAGAACATCGTCACGCTCGAGGACCCGGTCGAGGTGCAGCTGCCCGGCATCACCCAGGTCGGCGCGAACGCCAAGATCGGCATGACCTTCGCGGCCGGCCTGCGCTCGATCCTGCGGCAGGACCCCGACATCATCCTGGTCGGTGAGGTGCGTGACGAGGAGACCGCGGAGCTGGCGCTCACCGCGTCCATCACCGGTCACCTCGTGCTCACCACGCTGCACACCAACTCGGCCGTGGCCGCCCTGACCCGTCTCGTCGACATGGGCGTCGAGCCGTTCCTCGTGGCCTCGTCGCTGACCTGCGCCATCGCCCAGCGTCTGGTGCGGGTGCCGTGCCCGAGCTGCAAGGCCCCGTACACACCGGGCCCGGACACGCTCACCCTGCTCGGGCTGCTGCCGTCCGACCTGGAGGGCGCCACCCCGATGAAGGGCACCGGCTGCCCGGAGTGCGGCGGCACCGGATACAAGGGCCGCACCGCCGTCTACGAGGTCCTGGTGGTCGACAACACGATGCGCCAGGTGCTGATGAAGGACGCCAGCGAGGCCGCCATCGCCGCCGCCGCCCGTCAGGCCGGTATGTCCACGCTGCGGCTGTCCGGCCTGACCAAGGCCCGGCAGGGCAAGACCACCTACGAGGAGGTCATCCGGGTCACGCAGTCCGACACCGAGGAGGTGCACTCGTGCCCCAAGTGCGGCAGGCACGTCTCCGAGGACATGGTGGCCTGCCCGTACTGCGCCACGAACCTCGATCGCGGCCACTGCCAGAACTGCGGCAAGGCGCTGGAGGAGGACTGGAACGTGTGCCCGTACTGCCGGACGGCGGTCACGCCTCCTTGA
- a CDS encoding GAF domain-containing protein — protein MVGLPPRAPLPAGAVPDLDELCLRTALRLGSPVALVTLVDEEGQALPGAYGLAEPWSSERWTPLTHSFCQHVVTSGEPFVVANAHDDPLVAKNLAILDLGVIAYAGVPLTDPDGQIVGALCAIDHKPRLWSDENVQELRTLSDEVAHRLGLLIKEA, from the coding sequence GTGGTGGGACTACCGCCACGAGCCCCGCTGCCGGCGGGCGCAGTACCCGACCTCGACGAGTTGTGCCTGCGCACGGCCCTGCGCCTGGGCAGCCCGGTCGCGCTGGTGACCCTCGTCGACGAGGAGGGCCAGGCCCTGCCCGGCGCCTACGGTCTGGCCGAGCCCTGGAGCTCCGAGCGCTGGACCCCGCTCACCCACTCGTTCTGCCAGCACGTGGTCACGTCGGGCGAGCCGTTCGTGGTGGCCAACGCCCACGACGACCCGCTGGTCGCCAAGAACCTCGCCATCCTCGACCTGGGCGTGATCGCCTACGCCGGGGTGCCGCTGACAGACCCGGACGGCCAGATCGTGGGTGCGCTGTGCGCGATCGACCACAAGCCGCGGCTCTGGAGCGACGAGAACGTGCAGGAGCTGCGCACGCTGTCCGACGAGGTCGCGCACCGGCTCGGGCTGCTGATCAAGGAGGCGTGA
- a CDS encoding Mrp/NBP35 family ATP-binding protein: protein MPAPLLDAVHAALATVNDPEIRRPITELDMVESVDIDGTTVRVNVLLTVAGCPMRDRLTQDTRAAVLGVEGVDEVQVSLGVMSDDQRGALREKLRGGQVSKEIPFTRPGSLTRIYAVASGKGGVGKSSVTVNLAAAMAAQGLTVGVLDADVYGFSVPRMLGVDRPPTRMDDMILPPISHDVKVISIGMFVPGNQPVVWRGPMLHRALEQFLTDVFWGDLDVLLLDLPPGTGDIAISVAQLLPTAEILVVTTPQTAAAEVAERAGSIALQTKQQVVGVVENMSWLEQPDGTRLEIFGSGGGQTVAESLGQSIGAKVPLLGQIPLDTSLREGGDVGVPVVLSHPDSAAAQALGEVARKLGHRARGLAGRSLGLTPAGR from the coding sequence ATGCCAGCGCCGCTGCTCGATGCCGTCCACGCCGCTCTCGCCACGGTCAACGATCCCGAGATCCGCCGTCCGATCACCGAACTCGACATGGTCGAATCGGTCGACATCGACGGCACCACGGTGCGGGTGAACGTCCTGCTGACGGTCGCGGGCTGTCCGATGCGCGACCGGCTGACCCAGGACACCAGGGCCGCCGTGCTCGGGGTCGAGGGCGTCGACGAGGTGCAGGTGAGCCTCGGCGTGATGTCCGACGATCAGCGTGGCGCCCTGCGCGAGAAACTCCGCGGCGGTCAGGTGAGCAAGGAGATCCCGTTCACCAGGCCCGGTTCGCTGACCCGGATCTACGCGGTCGCCTCGGGCAAGGGCGGCGTCGGCAAGTCGTCGGTCACGGTCAACCTGGCCGCGGCGATGGCGGCCCAGGGCCTGACCGTCGGGGTGCTCGACGCCGACGTCTACGGCTTCTCGGTGCCCCGCATGCTCGGCGTCGACCGTCCGCCCACGCGCATGGACGACATGATCCTTCCCCCCATCTCGCACGACGTGAAGGTCATCTCGATCGGCATGTTCGTGCCCGGCAACCAGCCGGTGGTGTGGCGCGGGCCGATGCTGCACCGGGCGCTCGAGCAGTTCCTCACCGACGTGTTCTGGGGCGACCTCGACGTGCTGCTGCTCGACCTGCCGCCCGGCACCGGTGACATCGCGATCAGCGTGGCCCAGCTGCTGCCGACCGCCGAGATCCTGGTGGTCACCACCCCACAGACGGCCGCGGCCGAGGTGGCCGAGCGGGCCGGGTCGATCGCGCTGCAGACCAAGCAGCAGGTGGTCGGCGTGGTCGAGAACATGTCGTGGCTGGAACAGCCCGACGGCACGCGCCTCGAGATCTTCGGGTCGGGCGGCGGGCAGACCGTGGCCGAGTCGCTCGGTCAGTCGATCGGCGCGAAGGTGCCGCTGCTGGGCCAGATCCCGCTGGACACCTCGCTGCGCGAGGGCGGCGACGTCGGGGTGCCCGTGGTGCTCTCCCACCCCGACAGCGCGGCCGCGCAGGCTCTCGGCGAGGTGGCGCGCAAGCTCGGTCACCGGGCGCGCGGGCTGGCGGGACGTTCGCTGGGGCTCACGCCGGCGGGGCGCTGA
- a CDS encoding Sec-independent protein translocase TatB — protein MFGINPAEFIVLVAVAAVVLGPERLPQYAQGLARIVVQLRNMAQGASRQVREELGPEFDDIDWQKLDPRQYDPRRIVREALADSFDPDDPLGLKQNGYTKENLTGDGGGDTKRSTPSASSARDETRATEAATPKPPAGTPAFDPDAT, from the coding sequence GTGTTCGGTATCAATCCGGCGGAGTTCATCGTCCTGGTGGCGGTGGCTGCGGTCGTGCTCGGGCCCGAGCGGCTGCCGCAGTACGCCCAGGGCCTGGCTCGGATCGTGGTCCAGTTGCGCAACATGGCCCAGGGCGCTTCCCGGCAGGTCCGGGAAGAGCTGGGGCCGGAGTTCGACGACATCGACTGGCAGAAGCTCGACCCGCGTCAGTACGACCCGCGGCGCATCGTGCGTGAGGCCCTGGCCGACTCCTTCGACCCCGACGACCCGCTGGGGCTGAAGCAGAACGGCTACACCAAGGAGAACCTCACCGGAGACGGTGGCGGTGACACCAAACGGTCCACCCCGTCCGCCAGTTCGGCCCGGGACGAGACCCGGGCGACCGAGGCGGCCACCCCGAAGCCGCCCGCCGGCACCCCGGCGTTCGACCCCGACGCGACCTGA
- a CDS encoding S1C family serine protease — protein MTDEDRPSPDEQVSWAPQGTSPREGSSSTPAAHQVNRDDETAERPAVGGSAQSPDSGVSGGEVAPGEFPRSGYSDGEALRSELPASGFSRAEGQPTENAPAEQSPLFRPTGSSSDESPEVETASSASTSASTSASTSASTSGETPAAPAWPAYPQSRSQNPSGSGPGQPGQPPSQNSWGQPPSAWSSPSGSNQTGSNQTGSNQTGFNQGGYNQSGFNQGGYGQSGFNQGRYGQGGYGQGSYSQAGYNQGAYDEGGHNQAGYSQTGPINQPGTPSQPAASGQYATSGQYGTPSQSGAPAQYGQSVGSGSGSGHAWSADLGDTQNQPSTQNQSRTQNQSSTPGPSDTHGQSNDQNQTTAQGQTTAQGQTTAEGQAVAPGQSGVHDPATPQSQSNTLLNPAQNAPYQPGYPAYGNYGNHSQPTLVPGLPGGGWGPAPIPPGRGGGRSSGRASLIAGALGVGLLAGVLGGFGGSALYDDVADSSGRAPTVNLPEPVKDNREQTAGQVTGVATAVTPSVVSLEVSSSSAEGTGSGFVIDAENGYILTNNHVVAAEGGGSGSTKIQVVFQDGTQAKGTLVGADASYDLAVVKVNAKGLRELTFGDSDEVQVGDPVVAIGAPLGLQGTVTTGIVSALNRPVAAGEGDTPAFINAIQTDAAINPGNSGGPLVNAAGHVIAVNSAIARVPDTTGAGTSGSIGLGFAIPSNQAQRTAEQLIQTGKADHPIIGVTLTPNYTGQGVQVATSTSGGQAPVTPGGPADEAGIEPGDVITKFNGRPVTAPDELIVAIRAEKPGDTVKLSVRRNGGAEREVEVKLSASSD, from the coding sequence ATGACTGACGAAGACCGCCCGTCACCGGACGAGCAGGTCTCCTGGGCGCCGCAGGGCACATCGCCGCGTGAGGGGTCGTCGTCGACCCCCGCCGCCCACCAGGTGAACCGCGACGACGAAACGGCCGAGCGTCCCGCCGTCGGCGGTTCCGCGCAGTCCCCGGACAGCGGCGTCTCCGGAGGAGAGGTGGCGCCGGGCGAGTTCCCGCGCAGCGGCTACTCCGACGGTGAGGCCCTGCGCAGCGAGCTTCCGGCCAGTGGGTTCTCCCGGGCCGAGGGGCAGCCGACCGAGAACGCGCCCGCGGAGCAGTCCCCGCTCTTCCGTCCGACCGGGTCGTCCTCGGATGAGTCGCCGGAGGTCGAGACGGCTTCTTCCGCCTCGACATCCGCCTCGACATCCGCCTCGACATCCGCCTCGACATCCGGTGAGACCCCGGCCGCGCCGGCCTGGCCCGCCTACCCGCAGAGCCGGAGCCAGAACCCTTCGGGCTCGGGGCCGGGGCAGCCGGGGCAGCCGCCGTCCCAGAACTCCTGGGGGCAGCCGCCGAGCGCCTGGTCGTCGCCGAGTGGCTCGAACCAGACCGGCTCGAACCAGACCGGCTCGAACCAGACCGGTTTCAACCAGGGCGGTTACAACCAGTCCGGTTTCAACCAGGGCGGCTACGGCCAGTCCGGTTTCAACCAGGGCCGCTACGGCCAGGGTGGCTACGGTCAGGGCAGCTACAGCCAGGCCGGGTACAACCAGGGCGCCTATGACGAAGGCGGCCACAACCAGGCCGGCTACAGCCAGACCGGCCCGATCAACCAGCCCGGCACGCCCAGCCAGCCCGCTGCATCCGGCCAGTACGCCACATCCGGTCAGTACGGAACGCCGAGCCAGTCCGGGGCCCCCGCCCAGTACGGGCAGTCGGTGGGGTCGGGATCCGGATCGGGCCACGCCTGGTCCGCCGACCTCGGCGACACCCAGAACCAGCCGAGCACGCAGAACCAGTCGAGGACCCAGAACCAGTCGAGCACCCCGGGCCCGTCGGACACCCACGGCCAGTCCAACGACCAGAACCAGACCACCGCTCAGGGCCAGACCACCGCTCAGGGCCAGACCACCGCCGAGGGCCAGGCAGTCGCCCCGGGGCAGTCGGGCGTCCACGACCCGGCCACCCCGCAGAGCCAGTCGAACACCCTGCTCAACCCCGCCCAGAACGCCCCGTACCAGCCCGGCTACCCGGCCTACGGCAACTACGGCAACCACTCCCAGCCCACCCTGGTTCCCGGTCTGCCGGGCGGGGGCTGGGGTCCGGCGCCGATCCCGCCGGGGCGGGGCGGTGGCCGCTCGTCGGGCCGGGCCTCGCTCATCGCGGGGGCGCTGGGCGTCGGCCTGCTCGCCGGTGTGCTGGGCGGTTTCGGCGGCAGCGCGCTCTACGACGACGTGGCCGACTCCAGCGGCCGCGCGCCCACGGTCAACCTCCCGGAGCCGGTGAAGGACAACCGCGAGCAGACCGCCGGCCAGGTCACCGGCGTGGCCACCGCGGTGACGCCGTCGGTGGTCTCGCTCGAGGTGAGCTCCTCGAGCGCCGAGGGCACCGGCTCGGGCTTCGTCATCGACGCCGAGAACGGCTACATCCTCACGAACAACCACGTGGTCGCCGCCGAGGGTGGCGGCTCCGGCAGCACCAAGATCCAGGTCGTCTTCCAGGACGGCACCCAGGCCAAGGGCACGCTGGTCGGTGCCGACGCGTCCTACGACCTGGCCGTGGTCAAGGTCAACGCCAAGGGCCTGCGCGAGCTCACGTTCGGCGACTCCGACGAGGTCCAGGTCGGTGACCCGGTGGTCGCGATCGGTGCCCCGCTGGGTCTGCAGGGCACGGTCACCACCGGCATCGTGAGCGCGCTCAACCGCCCGGTCGCGGCCGGGGAGGGCGACACCCCTGCCTTCATCAACGCCATCCAGACCGACGCCGCGATCAACCCTGGCAACTCCGGCGGCCCGCTGGTGAACGCGGCCGGTCACGTGATCGCGGTGAACTCGGCCATCGCCCGGGTGCCCGACACCACCGGCGCGGGCACCTCCGGCAGCATCGGCCTGGGCTTCGCCATCCCGAGCAACCAGGCGCAGCGCACGGCCGAGCAGCTGATCCAGACCGGCAAGGCCGACCACCCGATCATCGGCGTCACGCTGACCCCGAACTACACCGGCCAGGGCGTGCAGGTGGCCACGAGCACGTCGGGCGGCCAGGCACCGGTCACCCCGGGGGGTCCGGCCGACGAGGCGGGCATCGAGCCGGGCGACGTGATCACCAAGTTCAACGGGCGCCCGGTCACGGCCCCGGACGAGCTGATCGTGGCCATCCGCGCGGAGAAGCCCGGAGACACGGTCAAGCTGTCGGTGCGCCGCAACGGTGGCGCGGAACGCGAGGTCGAGGTGAAACTCAGTGCGTCGAGTGACTGA